A window of Pseudodesulfovibrio hydrargyri contains these coding sequences:
- a CDS encoding 6-hydroxymethylpterin diphosphokinase MptE-like protein, translating into MENSKIAALVELGVLCRGVQVEPEGDGGADPGPHRFSEHPQLCRFENPAFLHPFEDPSAAAYSLFAPDTSMEEALSATRLVVLLGTADTPQLRAALASRTTVVILFEPDERTLIRFLEAFKLAGLNRPNLFCFTGDPRSFDPPLQDMLPGDMFRLGTPAFFITDRVRRLYGGWADRVVEYLEILHYRHAIYGLSGQGLSRSRPLRDIHRGLLYDQQVHAFENVREYLTAPPIAGLRNRLRGAEAILVAAGPDLPERLDWIRRNRERGVVICVNNAVKPLADASIQPHFVVINDTSIDSGVVFRHIPKMPETILVAHCLSDLGGDRFRQKYLFGSFLPQIFGERDSLRLHGSVISTAFSLARHLGCERCVLVGAQLASANPWGLSYARGTVKDAPGTAERELVNEHPQLCPVTTPFGEPLFTTLNFLDAALWLSEEIRVSGVPCVNTSRASILYGEGVEFDEEPVLSGRVEHMKDLFRPEPPRVDVREAGRWLRREIRLWTSVAEAARTVLADDTPAMAAKGMAILDQLDKNNVTYLAERRGGLHNRLFYRQVFEGDESSRRKGLRLYFRDVLAMSGEFLDLLAKALTLL; encoded by the coding sequence ATGGAGAACAGCAAGATAGCCGCCCTGGTGGAGTTGGGCGTCCTCTGCCGGGGCGTGCAGGTGGAGCCCGAGGGAGACGGCGGCGCCGATCCCGGCCCGCACCGTTTTTCCGAGCACCCTCAACTGTGCCGGTTCGAGAATCCGGCCTTCCTCCACCCCTTTGAGGATCCGTCGGCCGCCGCCTATTCCCTGTTCGCGCCGGACACCTCCATGGAGGAGGCGCTTTCCGCCACCCGGCTGGTGGTCCTGCTCGGCACGGCCGATACCCCGCAGCTGCGCGCCGCTCTGGCCTCCAGGACCACGGTGGTGATCCTGTTCGAGCCGGACGAGCGGACGCTTATCCGCTTCCTGGAAGCGTTCAAGCTGGCCGGGCTGAACCGGCCCAACCTGTTCTGCTTCACCGGCGATCCCCGCTCCTTCGACCCGCCCCTGCAGGACATGCTGCCCGGCGACATGTTCCGGCTGGGCACTCCGGCCTTCTTCATTACCGACCGCGTGCGCCGACTGTACGGCGGATGGGCTGATCGGGTGGTGGAATACCTGGAAATCCTGCACTACCGCCACGCCATCTACGGGCTGTCCGGCCAGGGACTGAGCCGCTCCCGGCCCCTGCGGGACATTCACCGGGGGCTGCTCTACGACCAGCAGGTGCACGCCTTCGAGAACGTGCGCGAATACCTGACCGCGCCGCCCATCGCCGGATTGCGCAACCGGCTGCGCGGGGCCGAGGCCATCCTGGTGGCCGCCGGGCCGGACCTGCCCGAAAGGCTCGACTGGATCAGGCGCAACCGGGAGCGGGGGGTGGTCATCTGCGTGAACAACGCGGTCAAGCCCCTGGCCGACGCGTCCATCCAGCCGCATTTCGTGGTCATCAATGACACCTCCATCGACTCCGGGGTGGTCTTCCGGCACATCCCGAAGATGCCCGAGACCATCCTGGTGGCTCACTGCCTGTCCGACCTGGGCGGGGACCGTTTCCGGCAGAAGTACCTGTTCGGCTCGTTTTTGCCGCAGATATTCGGGGAGCGGGACTCCCTCCGGCTCCACGGCTCGGTCATCTCCACGGCCTTTTCCCTGGCCCGCCACCTGGGGTGCGAGCGCTGCGTGCTGGTCGGGGCGCAACTGGCCTCGGCCAACCCGTGGGGGTTGAGCTACGCGCGGGGCACGGTCAAGGACGCGCCCGGCACGGCAGAGCGGGAGCTGGTCAACGAACATCCCCAGCTCTGCCCGGTGACCACGCCCTTCGGGGAGCCGCTCTTCACCACGCTCAACTTCCTGGACGCGGCCCTGTGGCTGTCCGAGGAAATTCGCGTGTCCGGGGTGCCCTGCGTGAACACCTCGCGGGCGAGCATCCTGTACGGGGAGGGGGTCGAGTTCGACGAAGAGCCCGTTCTGTCGGGCAGGGTGGAGCACATGAAGGACCTGTTCCGGCCCGAGCCGCCGCGCGTGGACGTCAGGGAGGCGGGCCGCTGGCTGCGCCGTGAGATCCGACTGTGGACCAGCGTGGCCGAGGCCGCCCGGACCGTGCTGGCCGACGACACCCCGGCCATGGCGGCCAAGGGCATGGCCATCCTGGACCAGCTGGACAAGAACAACGTCACCTATCTGGCGGAACGGCGTGGGGGCCTGCACAACCGGCTGTTTTACAGGCAGGTCTTCGAGGGGGACGAGTCGTCCCGGCGCAAGGGGCTGCGCCTTTATTTCCGCGATGTCCTGGCCATGAGCGGCGAGTTTCTCGACCTGCTCGCAAAGGCCCTGACACTCCTCTAG
- a CDS encoding NAD+ synthase, whose protein sequence is MKIGVLQLNPIVGDLDGNAARILDAARRAHSLGAELCVTSEMALTGYPPRDLLLYESFVERVRERAEELAGALRDGPPLLLGAVERNPSGLGKPVFNCALFCEGGRITRSVRKTLLPTYDVFDEARYFEPAPAGDPEANIIRTHGLTLAVTVCEDAWNDKDYWDARTYARDPLEEAAAQSPDIIVNLSASPLFLGKQQLREDMLGAVARKYGVPMVYVNQAGADDDLVFDGRSCAFARDGGLMARAQGFEEDVIVVDTDNPSANTVADDDFCREAETWRALVTGTRDYVRKSGFSKALVGLSGGIDSAVTAAVAAEALGADNVTCVLMPSPYSSRGSIDDSLELAKNLGIRTVTLPIEPIMAQFEKTLAEPFAGYEPDTTEENIQSRIRGNLLMAMSNKFGALLLTTGNKSELAVGYCTIYGDMSGGYAVISDVDKTGVFNVAKWYNANVAPNIPEAIITKPPSAELRPDQKDQDSLPDYAVLDAILARHIEHHQSRAEIIAAGFDEATVNRVLNLVRGAEFKRRQAAPGIKLTPRSFGTGWRMPLACRRDL, encoded by the coding sequence ATGAAAATAGGCGTCCTGCAACTCAATCCCATTGTCGGCGATCTGGACGGCAACGCGGCCAGGATACTGGACGCTGCCCGCCGCGCGCACTCCCTTGGCGCGGAACTCTGCGTGACCTCGGAGATGGCCCTGACCGGCTATCCGCCGCGCGACCTGCTGCTCTACGAAAGCTTCGTGGAACGGGTCCGGGAGCGGGCCGAGGAACTGGCCGGGGCGCTCAGGGACGGTCCGCCCCTGCTCCTGGGCGCGGTGGAACGGAACCCGTCCGGCCTGGGCAAGCCGGTCTTCAACTGCGCCCTGTTCTGCGAGGGGGGCCGGATAACCCGGTCCGTGCGCAAGACCCTGCTGCCCACCTACGACGTGTTCGACGAGGCGCGCTACTTCGAGCCCGCTCCGGCCGGGGACCCGGAGGCCAACATCATTCGCACGCACGGCCTGACCCTGGCCGTGACCGTCTGCGAGGACGCCTGGAACGACAAGGACTACTGGGACGCCCGGACCTATGCCCGCGACCCGCTCGAGGAGGCCGCGGCCCAAAGCCCCGACATCATCGTCAACCTCTCGGCCTCGCCGCTGTTTCTGGGCAAGCAGCAGCTGCGCGAGGACATGCTCGGGGCCGTGGCCCGCAAGTACGGGGTGCCCATGGTCTACGTCAATCAGGCCGGGGCCGACGACGACCTGGTCTTTGACGGCCGGTCCTGCGCCTTCGCGCGGGACGGCGGCCTCATGGCCCGGGCCCAGGGGTTCGAGGAGGACGTCATCGTGGTGGACACGGACAACCCCTCGGCCAACACCGTGGCCGACGACGATTTTTGCCGCGAGGCCGAGACTTGGCGCGCCCTGGTCACCGGCACCCGCGACTACGTGCGCAAGAGCGGCTTTTCCAAGGCCCTGGTCGGCCTGTCCGGGGGCATCGACTCGGCCGTGACCGCCGCGGTGGCCGCCGAGGCACTGGGCGCGGACAACGTGACCTGCGTGCTCATGCCCTCGCCCTATTCGAGCAGGGGGTCCATCGACGATTCCCTGGAACTGGCGAAGAATCTCGGGATCAGGACCGTGACCCTGCCCATTGAGCCGATCATGGCCCAGTTCGAGAAGACCCTGGCCGAGCCCTTTGCCGGGTATGAACCGGACACCACCGAGGAGAACATCCAGTCGCGCATCCGGGGCAACCTGCTCATGGCCATGTCCAACAAGTTCGGGGCCCTGCTCCTGACCACGGGGAACAAGTCCGAGCTGGCCGTGGGCTACTGCACCATATATGGCGACATGTCCGGCGGGTATGCGGTCATCTCGGACGTGGACAAGACCGGGGTGTTCAACGTGGCCAAATGGTACAACGCGAACGTCGCCCCGAACATCCCGGAGGCGATCATCACCAAGCCGCCGTCCGCGGAACTGCGGCCCGACCAGAAGGACCAGGACTCCCTGCCGGACTACGCGGTGCTCGACGCCATCCTGGCCAGGCACATCGAGCACCACCAGTCGCGCGCCGAGATCATCGCGGCGGGCTTTGACGAGGCCACGGTGAACCGGGTCCTCAACCTGGTGCGGGGGGCGGAGTTCAAACGCCGCCAGGCCGCGCCCGGCATCAAGCTCACGCCGCGCTCCTTCGGCACGGGCTGGCGCATGCCCCTGGCCTGCCGCCGCGACCTCTAG
- the gmd gene encoding GDP-mannose 4,6-dehydratase: MKKTALITGVTGQDGSYLAELLLDKGYEVHGLKRRASLFNTERVEHLYQDPHEKDQRFILHYGDMTDATNLIRVVQEVQPDEIYNLAAQSHVAVSFETPEYTADTTALGPLRLLEAIRILGLVDKTRFYQASTSELFGNSGTAVQSEMTPFSPRSPYAAAKLYAYWITVNYREAYGMYACNGILFNHESPRRGETFVTRKVTRGLARIAAGLESSIWLGNLDSRRDWGHAADFTEMMWLMLQQERPDDYVIATGTSYSVRELVEIAGASLDYNIAWKGEGVEEVGFDIKTGAELIRIDPRYYRPTEVDSLTGEVAKARERLGWTPKISFMEMIAEMVAADLEKAGAEVLCRENGYGAPSMCRGE; encoded by the coding sequence ATGAAAAAGACAGCGTTGATTACCGGGGTAACCGGGCAGGACGGCTCCTATCTTGCGGAGCTGCTGCTCGACAAGGGGTATGAGGTGCACGGCCTGAAGCGCCGGGCCTCGTTGTTCAACACCGAACGGGTGGAGCACCTGTACCAGGACCCCCATGAGAAGGACCAGCGGTTCATCCTTCATTACGGTGACATGACCGACGCCACGAACCTCATCCGGGTCGTGCAGGAGGTCCAGCCGGACGAGATTTACAACCTGGCAGCCCAGAGCCACGTGGCCGTGTCCTTCGAGACCCCGGAATACACGGCCGACACCACGGCGCTCGGCCCGCTGCGGCTGCTCGAAGCCATCCGCATCCTCGGGCTGGTGGACAAGACACGCTTCTACCAGGCCTCGACCTCGGAGCTGTTCGGCAATTCCGGGACGGCGGTGCAGAGCGAGATGACCCCGTTCAGCCCGCGCTCGCCCTATGCGGCCGCCAAGCTCTACGCCTACTGGATCACGGTCAACTACCGGGAGGCGTACGGCATGTACGCCTGCAACGGCATCCTGTTCAATCATGAATCGCCCCGCCGGGGCGAAACCTTCGTCACCCGCAAGGTCACGCGCGGCCTGGCCCGCATCGCGGCCGGGCTGGAGTCCTCAATCTGGCTGGGCAATCTCGACTCCCGGCGCGACTGGGGGCACGCGGCCGACTTCACCGAAATGATGTGGCTCATGCTCCAGCAGGAGCGTCCGGACGACTACGTCATCGCCACCGGGACGAGCTACTCTGTCCGCGAACTGGTGGAGATTGCCGGAGCCAGCCTGGACTACAATATCGCATGGAAGGGCGAAGGTGTCGAAGAGGTCGGGTTTGACATCAAAACAGGTGCCGAATTAATCCGAATCGACCCCAGGTACTACCGCCCGACCGAAGTGGACAGCCTGACCGGCGAGGTGGCCAAGGCCAGGGAGCGGCTGGGCTGGACGCCAAAGATATCCTTTATGGAAATGATCGCGGAGATGGTCGCCGCCGATCTGGAAAAGGCCGGGGCCGAGGTGCTCTGCCGGGAAAACGGCTACGGCGCGCCGTCCATGTGCCGGGGGGAATGA
- a CDS encoding NAD-dependent epimerase/dehydratase family protein, with amino-acid sequence MRRDARIFVAGHRGLVGSAIVRRLRDAGYASLILRTHGELDLTRQADVARFFEEERPEYVFLAAAKVGGIHANSAYPADFIRDNLLIQTNVIDSAYHSGTRKLLFLGSSCIYPREAPQPIPEDALLTGPLEKTNECYAVAKIAGIKHCQALRRQYGFDAISVMPTNLYGPGDNYHPENSHVIPGLIRRFHEAKTSGDAEVAVWGSGTPLREFLHVDDLADALVFLMEEYSGEAIVNIGSGSELTIRELAELIGRVVGFKGAIRFERPEMDGTPRKFLDSRRLRAMGWSPKWPLEEGLAEAYASFREREAGE; translated from the coding sequence ATGCGCAGGGATGCCCGGATTTTCGTGGCCGGCCACCGGGGACTGGTGGGTTCGGCCATTGTCAGGCGGCTTCGGGACGCGGGGTATGCAAGCCTGATCCTGCGTACCCATGGGGAGCTGGACCTGACCCGCCAGGCCGACGTGGCTCGGTTTTTCGAGGAGGAGCGGCCCGAATACGTGTTCCTGGCCGCGGCCAAGGTCGGCGGCATCCACGCCAACAGCGCCTACCCGGCGGATTTCATCCGCGACAACCTGCTCATCCAGACCAACGTGATCGATTCGGCCTACCACAGCGGGACGCGCAAGCTCCTGTTTCTCGGGTCGTCGTGCATCTACCCGCGCGAGGCCCCGCAACCCATCCCCGAGGACGCCCTGCTGACCGGCCCGCTGGAGAAGACCAACGAGTGCTACGCGGTGGCCAAGATCGCGGGCATCAAGCATTGCCAGGCCCTGCGCCGCCAGTACGGGTTCGACGCCATCAGCGTCATGCCCACCAACCTCTACGGGCCGGGGGACAACTATCACCCCGAGAACTCCCACGTCATCCCGGGCCTGATCCGCCGATTCCACGAGGCCAAGACCTCGGGGGACGCCGAGGTGGCGGTCTGGGGTTCCGGGACCCCTCTGCGGGAGTTCCTGCACGTGGACGACCTGGCCGACGCCCTGGTATTTCTCATGGAGGAATATTCGGGCGAGGCGATCGTCAACATCGGCTCGGGCAGCGAGTTGACCATCCGGGAACTGGCCGAGCTCATCGGGCGCGTGGTCGGTTTCAAGGGGGCCATCCGGTTCGAGCGGCCGGAGATGGACGGGACGCCGCGCAAGTTTCTGGACAGCCGCCGCCTCCGGGCCATGGGCTGGAGCCCGAAGTGGCCCCTGGAGGAGGGGCTGGCCGAGGCCTACGCCTCTTTCCGCGAGCGGGAGGCAGGCGAGTAA
- a CDS encoding glycosyltransferase family 2 protein codes for MKQAAKLISVVVPTYNQAQYLGACLDSIWFQDYPNIEIIVVADPSPDDTAEVLAAFRRSVAEDKVSHAARLEPDGSVSRAEYPRYRTGGRSLVIHESPVRLGHTPSYNKGFEMASGEYCTYVASDDICHPQMLSELAAPLNRDEADFVFSDMFVVDDAMRILREFRLPDYSFEASFCDWYLCGVSKLYRRSLHERFGYYDNEYTANDHECFLRFAMNGARFKHIPKTLYSVRSHDQRAQDVHSSAGIDKLLAESRKLVEKARAFAKAPKPLPEERCTI; via the coding sequence ATGAAGCAAGCGGCAAAACTCATATCGGTGGTGGTCCCCACCTACAACCAGGCGCAGTATCTGGGCGCGTGCCTGGATTCCATCTGGTTCCAGGACTACCCTAACATCGAGATCATTGTGGTGGCCGATCCCTCCCCGGACGACACCGCCGAGGTCCTTGCGGCGTTTCGCCGGAGCGTGGCGGAGGACAAAGTGTCCCACGCCGCGCGGCTGGAGCCGGACGGTTCCGTATCCCGCGCCGAATACCCCCGGTACCGCACCGGGGGCCGCTCCCTGGTCATCCACGAGAGCCCGGTCCGGCTGGGGCACACCCCGTCCTACAACAAGGGGTTCGAGATGGCCTCGGGCGAGTACTGCACCTATGTCGCCTCGGACGACATCTGCCATCCGCAGATGCTCTCCGAACTGGCCGCGCCGCTCAATCGCGACGAGGCGGACTTCGTTTTTTCCGACATGTTCGTGGTGGACGACGCCATGCGCATCCTGCGTGAGTTCCGGCTGCCGGACTACAGCTTCGAGGCGAGCTTCTGCGACTGGTACCTGTGCGGCGTGTCCAAGCTCTACCGTCGCTCACTGCATGAACGGTTCGGCTACTACGACAACGAATACACGGCCAACGACCACGAATGCTTCCTGCGCTTTGCCATGAACGGCGCGCGCTTCAAACACATCCCCAAGACCTTGTACTCCGTGCGCAGCCACGACCAACGGGCACAGGACGTCCATTCGTCAGCCGGGATAGACAAGCTGCTCGCGGAATCCCGGAAACTGGTCGAAAAGGCCAGAGCCTTTGCAAAGGCCCCTAAACCGCTGCCGGAGGAGAGATGCACTATCTGA
- a CDS encoding class I SAM-dependent methyltransferase yields MHYLKQLLDEYGIRGDIAEIGYFHGEGSTPILLEHVEEHGGNFHSMDIFPEDKYYHKALDQLAADNCHVLKGSSVVTGEQWTGGKLDFLFVDGDHGFPRISPDGAQSGIALDVMAWHRHLNVGGLMVFHDYFGTEEEYGQASVLAVEHAVDSLMREPLYSFVGRAGILMAFRKERKGVLLPWWRQKRPARDYVDAWTSLNDRSGTTGEFLVYGSGSAGKQVMDCIREVWGRDVSIAFTHSEAKEPGSAFGCPLIPFAEVREFSGTVVIASIHEKAMAEALESVGMQRLRDFYRYYEFVSWAHVGRYGFPAVTEE; encoded by the coding sequence ATGCACTATCTGAAACAACTGCTGGACGAATACGGGATTCGCGGGGACATCGCCGAGATAGGCTACTTTCACGGCGAGGGTTCCACCCCGATCCTGCTTGAGCACGTCGAGGAGCACGGCGGGAACTTCCACTCCATGGATATCTTTCCGGAGGACAAGTATTACCACAAGGCTCTGGATCAGTTGGCGGCGGATAACTGCCACGTGCTCAAGGGCTCCAGCGTGGTCACGGGCGAACAGTGGACGGGCGGCAAGCTCGATTTCCTGTTCGTGGACGGCGACCACGGGTTCCCCCGGATCAGCCCGGACGGGGCGCAATCGGGCATAGCCCTGGATGTCATGGCCTGGCACCGCCACCTCAACGTCGGGGGGCTGATGGTCTTCCACGACTATTTCGGTACGGAAGAGGAATACGGGCAGGCCAGTGTCCTGGCCGTGGAACACGCCGTGGACAGCCTGATGCGGGAACCCCTGTACTCCTTTGTCGGCCGGGCCGGCATCCTGATGGCCTTCCGCAAGGAGCGCAAGGGCGTGCTCCTGCCCTGGTGGAGGCAGAAGCGCCCGGCCCGCGACTATGTCGACGCCTGGACATCGCTGAACGATCGGTCCGGCACGACTGGGGAATTTCTGGTCTACGGCTCCGGCTCGGCGGGCAAGCAGGTCATGGACTGCATCCGCGAGGTCTGGGGAAGGGACGTATCCATCGCCTTCACCCACTCCGAGGCCAAGGAGCCGGGCAGCGCCTTCGGTTGTCCGCTCATCCCCTTTGCCGAGGTCCGGGAATTTTCGGGCACGGTGGTCATCGCCTCCATCCACGAAAAGGCCATGGCCGAAGCGCTTGAATCCGTGGGCATGCAACGGCTCAGAGATTTCTATCGTTATTACGAGTTCGTGAGCTGGGCCCATGTGGGCCGCTACGGGTTCCCGGCCGTGACCGAAGAGTAG
- a CDS encoding elongator complex protein 3, with protein MRFAHPEPVPASVRVWPVFLPFAGCPYRCLFCAQDKQTGRDHADLAAILDGLKADLHSALERGHGPYELAFYGGTFTALPAPWPETFLALAARFRELGLISRVRCSTRPDCVAPDGLSRLASLGLDMVELGIQSFDDEALRASGRGYSGKVARAACRIVNESGLALGIQLLPGLPGDRPGLFRADVRAAADLRPETARLYPCLVVRGTPLADLWERGGYVPWTTDRAVRELAEALPVLWAEGVRVIRLGLAPEPTLDENVLAGPRHPALGQSARALALFEVVKDKVRELGRRPSLLEVPRRYSGEFFGHARELAPAYFELGVAGDSIRFAESELFFLE; from the coding sequence ATGCGTTTCGCCCACCCCGAACCCGTTCCCGCCTCCGTCCGCGTCTGGCCGGTCTTCCTGCCCTTTGCCGGATGTCCCTACCGTTGCCTGTTCTGCGCCCAGGACAAGCAGACCGGGCGGGACCACGCGGATCTGGCCGCCATCCTCGACGGACTGAAAGCCGATCTTCACAGCGCCCTTGAGCGGGGCCACGGTCCCTATGAACTGGCCTTTTACGGGGGTACCTTCACGGCCCTGCCTGCTCCATGGCCCGAGACTTTTCTTGCCCTGGCCGCCCGGTTTCGTGAACTCGGCCTGATCTCCCGCGTGCGTTGCTCCACCCGGCCGGATTGCGTGGCGCCGGACGGCCTTTCACGCCTCGCCTCCCTCGGCCTGGACATGGTCGAGCTGGGCATCCAGTCCTTTGACGACGAGGCGTTGCGCGCCTCGGGGCGGGGGTATTCGGGGAAGGTGGCGCGGGCGGCCTGCCGCATAGTCAACGAGTCCGGACTGGCGCTCGGCATCCAGCTTCTGCCCGGCCTGCCCGGCGATCGGCCCGGCCTGTTCCGGGCCGATGTTCGCGCGGCCGCCGACCTCAGGCCCGAGACGGCGCGGCTTTACCCCTGCCTGGTGGTCCGGGGCACGCCCCTGGCCGATCTGTGGGAGCGGGGCGGCTACGTCCCGTGGACCACGGACCGCGCCGTGCGCGAACTGGCCGAGGCGTTGCCCGTGCTCTGGGCCGAGGGGGTCCGGGTCATCCGCCTGGGGCTGGCCCCGGAGCCGACCCTGGACGAGAACGTCCTGGCCGGGCCGCGCCATCCGGCACTGGGCCAGTCGGCGCGCGCCCTGGCCCTGTTCGAAGTCGTCAAGGACAAGGTCCGGGAGCTGGGCCGCCGCCCGTCTCTGCTCGAAGTGCCGCGCCGCTACTCGGGCGAGTTCTTCGGCCACGCCCGCGAACTGGCCCCGGCCTATTTCGAACTGGGAGTGGCCGGGGATTCGATCCGGTTCGCGGAGTCGGAACTGTTTTTCCTGGAATAA
- a CDS encoding amidohydrolase family protein: MVELVRAARAATMIPGAPVIEDAAILVEQGIIREVGTFGSLRKTHTGDVLDLGDVFLCPGLVNAHSHLELAHLRGKCPAGQGFVTWVEDLLRQPIFDLEPDLLDKAVQELKRTGTVMVGDIATRFAKEMAGMLEASGLFFAVFCEAIGETVPKRTFIPSGEFGAGFISVAGHSLYTTHRDVLRAAKAESREKGLPFSLHLAEHDDETAIMAGRPSAFLDLLQARGRLLDFEPPGKRPVEQASALGLLDETTLAVHCVKVTDEDIDTVRKSGATVCLCPRSNEFIGVGRAPWEKWFASGTPLCLGTDSLASNTDLDLWNEARYLKENFNGGLSLDDVLAMVTRNPARILGAGNTLGTLEPGKAAAFAQVPETLQALF, translated from the coding sequence ATGGTTGAACTCGTTCGCGCGGCCAGAGCCGCGACCATGATACCCGGCGCGCCCGTCATCGAAGACGCCGCCATCCTCGTCGAACAGGGGATCATCAGGGAAGTCGGCACCTTCGGCTCCCTGCGCAAGACCCATACCGGCGACGTCCTCGATCTCGGGGACGTTTTTCTGTGTCCCGGCCTGGTCAACGCCCATTCCCATCTCGAACTGGCCCACCTGCGCGGCAAGTGCCCCGCAGGGCAGGGCTTCGTCACCTGGGTGGAAGACCTGCTCAGACAGCCCATCTTCGACCTCGAACCGGACCTGCTCGACAAGGCCGTGCAGGAACTCAAGCGAACCGGCACCGTCATGGTCGGGGACATCGCCACCCGTTTCGCCAAGGAGATGGCCGGAATGCTCGAAGCATCCGGCCTTTTTTTCGCGGTCTTCTGCGAGGCCATCGGCGAGACCGTGCCCAAACGGACCTTCATCCCGTCCGGCGAGTTCGGGGCGGGCTTCATCTCCGTGGCCGGGCATTCGCTCTACACCACCCACCGCGACGTGCTCCGGGCGGCCAAGGCCGAGTCGCGCGAAAAGGGCCTGCCCTTTTCCCTGCATCTGGCCGAGCACGACGACGAGACGGCCATCATGGCGGGTCGGCCCAGCGCCTTCCTGGACCTGCTCCAGGCGCGCGGCCGGCTGCTCGACTTCGAGCCCCCGGGCAAGCGCCCGGTGGAGCAGGCCTCCGCACTCGGCCTGCTGGACGAGACCACCCTGGCCGTGCACTGCGTCAAGGTCACGGACGAGGACATCGACACGGTGCGCAAGTCCGGAGCCACGGTCTGTCTGTGCCCGCGTTCCAACGAGTTCATCGGCGTGGGCCGCGCCCCGTGGGAAAAGTGGTTCGCCTCGGGCACGCCGCTCTGCCTGGGCACCGATTCCCTGGCCTCGAACACCGATCTCGACCTGTGGAACGAGGCCCGCTATCTCAAGGAAAATTTCAACGGCGGGCTGTCCCTTGACGACGTGCTCGCCATGGTGACCCGCAACCCGGCGCGCATCCTGGGCGCGGGCAACACCCTCGGCACGCTGGAGCCGGGCAAGGCCGCGGCCTTCGCCCAGGTCCCGGAGACACTGCAAGCGTTATTCTAG
- a CDS encoding aspartate carbamoyltransferase catalytic subunit has protein sequence MKWLHKDLLDVSQLSKPEVMAIFETAGRFQELQERPVKKVPTLKGRSVVLFFAEPSTRTKTSFDVAGKRLSADTFSLAKSSSSLTKGESLKDTALTLQAMAPDAIVIRHWCSGAARFMADRLDCSVINAGDGRHAHPTQALLDSFTLHQEWGDVAGKTILILGDIAHSRVARSNVILLTRLGAKVRLCGPRTLLPPALKTWPVKVYSDLNEAVKGVDAVMCLRLQLERQKDGLLPDLREYSRTFGLGARHLELANPDVRIMHPGPMNRGVEISSELADSAGSLVLDQVASGVVVRMALLFLYMTRKGEE, from the coding sequence ATGAAATGGTTACACAAGGACCTTCTGGACGTGTCCCAGCTCTCCAAACCGGAGGTCATGGCGATCTTCGAGACGGCGGGACGGTTCCAGGAACTGCAGGAGAGGCCGGTCAAAAAAGTGCCCACCCTCAAGGGCCGCAGCGTGGTGCTCTTTTTCGCCGAGCCGAGCACGCGCACCAAGACGAGCTTTGACGTGGCCGGAAAGCGGCTGTCCGCCGACACCTTTTCCCTGGCCAAGAGCTCAAGCAGCCTGACCAAGGGCGAGTCCCTCAAGGACACCGCCCTGACGCTCCAGGCCATGGCCCCGGACGCCATCGTCATCCGGCACTGGTGCTCGGGCGCGGCCCGGTTCATGGCCGACCGGCTGGACTGCTCGGTCATCAACGCGGGCGACGGCCGGCACGCGCACCCCACCCAGGCCCTGCTCGACTCCTTCACCCTGCACCAGGAGTGGGGCGACGTGGCGGGCAAGACCATCCTCATTCTCGGCGACATCGCCCACAGCCGCGTGGCCCGGTCCAACGTCATCCTGCTGACCCGGCTCGGTGCCAAGGTCCGGTTGTGCGGGCCGCGCACCCTGCTGCCCCCGGCGCTGAAGACCTGGCCGGTCAAGGTCTACTCCGACCTGAACGAGGCGGTCAAAGGCGTGGACGCGGTCATGTGCCTGCGGCTGCAGCTGGAGCGCCAGAAGGACGGACTGCTGCCCGACCTGCGCGAATACTCCCGGACCTTCGGCCTGGGCGCGCGGCACCTGGAACTGGCCAACCCGGACGTGCGCATCATGCACCCCGGCCCCATGAACCGGGGTGTGGAAATCAGCTCGGAACTGGCCGACTCGGCGGGCTCCCTGGTCCTCGACCAGGTCGCCAGCGGCGTGGTCGTGCGCATGGCTTTGCTGTTCCTGTACATGACCAGGAAAGGCGAAGAGTAG